The proteins below are encoded in one region of Streptomyces ficellus:
- a CDS encoding VOC family protein, with the protein MNWTLEVVLVPATDLDRAKDFYGTKCGFTVDLDTEVAPGLRIIQLTPPGSRCSITLQSGMPGAPGEKLMTPGSLHGLQLCVTDIEAAREQLVSRGVEVSPVQHVGEKGWEEGKGETWNSFMFFKDPDGNGWTVQEAPSELSER; encoded by the coding sequence ATGAACTGGACCCTCGAGGTCGTCCTCGTCCCGGCCACCGACCTGGACCGGGCGAAGGACTTCTACGGCACGAAGTGCGGATTCACGGTCGACCTGGACACGGAGGTGGCGCCGGGGCTCCGCATCATCCAGCTGACCCCGCCCGGCTCGCGGTGCTCGATCACCCTGCAGAGCGGTATGCCCGGGGCGCCGGGAGAGAAGTTGATGACGCCCGGTTCGCTGCACGGCCTCCAGCTGTGCGTGACCGACATCGAGGCGGCCCGCGAGCAGCTCGTCTCGCGGGGCGTGGAGGTGAGCCCCGTGCAGCACGTCGGCGAGAAGGGCTGGGAGGAGGGCAAGGGCGAGACGTGGAACTCGTTCATGTTCTTCAAGGACCCGGACGGCAACGGCTGGACGGTCCAGGAGGCGCCCTCCGAGCTGTCGGAGCGCTAG
- a CDS encoding transferase, whose product MARIVLGDYVAAPTRGAIATTTYQALETFELADFLAQWPGLQREALVLLGEEQRIHPSAHIHPTSIIGDDVIIGPDVKVHEFTTVRKGSILCAGARVGFNCEVTAAFVGEDAVLGHRIGINRTILGARTHLSADITVAAINMTTDMRTPDREVIMRTPTGLYRSGTTQFGAVIGDDTQTGNNISIGPGVAIGRRCQITSGVTLAIRAVPDDCTVTAPYAAETSVRRRR is encoded by the coding sequence ATGGCGCGGATCGTCCTCGGTGACTATGTCGCCGCCCCCACGCGCGGAGCGATCGCGACGACCACCTACCAGGCCTTGGAGACGTTCGAGCTGGCCGACTTCCTCGCGCAGTGGCCCGGCCTCCAGCGCGAGGCCCTGGTCCTGCTGGGGGAGGAACAGCGCATTCACCCCTCCGCCCACATCCACCCGACCTCGATCATCGGCGACGACGTGATCATCGGGCCGGACGTCAAGGTGCACGAGTTCACCACCGTCCGAAAGGGCAGCATCCTGTGCGCCGGGGCCCGGGTCGGCTTCAACTGCGAAGTCACCGCCGCCTTCGTCGGCGAGGACGCCGTCCTGGGGCACCGCATCGGCATCAACCGGACCATCCTCGGAGCCCGGACCCACCTGTCCGCTGACATCACCGTCGCCGCCATCAACATGACCACCGACATGCGCACCCCCGACCGGGAGGTCATCATGCGGACCCCCACCGGCCTGTACCGGTCGGGAACAACCCAGTTCGGCGCAGTGATCGGCGACGACACCCAGACCGGCAACAACATCAGCATCGGCCCCGGCGTCGCCATCGGCCGACGCTGCCAGATCACCAGCGGCGTCACCCTGGCCATCCGCGCCGTGCCGGACGACTGCACCGTCACCGCCCCGTACGCTGCCGAGACCAGCGTTCGCCGCCGCCGGTAG
- a CDS encoding glycosyltransferase family 2 protein — protein sequence MSRPRVGVAVLTMGDRMPELLALLDSVAKQDEPAVRVVVVGNGTALPGLPQSVTGVELEENLGVSGGRNVAWHRLREFGDVDVLVDLDDDGLLIEADVFRRIADLYEADARLGIVSFRIADETGATQRRHVPRLRAGDPMRRGLVTTFLGGGHALSMPMLEETGGWPDAFFFTHEETDLAWRAIDRGWDVLYEPQLVLQHPRTSPARHAVYYRMTARNRVWLAKRHLPAPLAPLYLGVWAGLTVARTRSLAGLRAWFGGFAEGVRTSGGPRRPMRWRTVWRLTRLGRPPVI from the coding sequence GTGTCCCGGCCACGCGTGGGTGTCGCCGTGCTGACGATGGGCGACCGGATGCCTGAGCTGCTGGCCCTGCTGGACTCCGTGGCCAAGCAGGACGAACCGGCGGTCCGAGTCGTGGTCGTCGGGAACGGCACGGCCCTGCCGGGCCTGCCCCAGAGCGTGACCGGGGTGGAGCTGGAGGAGAACCTGGGCGTGTCCGGCGGCCGGAACGTCGCCTGGCACCGGCTGCGCGAGTTCGGCGACGTGGACGTCCTGGTGGACCTGGACGACGACGGCCTGCTCATCGAGGCGGACGTCTTCCGGCGGATCGCGGACCTGTATGAGGCGGACGCCCGGCTCGGCATCGTCTCCTTCCGGATCGCGGACGAGACCGGCGCCACCCAGCGCCGCCACGTGCCCCGCCTGCGTGCCGGTGACCCGATGCGGCGGGGCCTGGTGACCACCTTCCTGGGCGGCGGGCACGCCCTGTCGATGCCGATGCTGGAAGAGACGGGCGGCTGGCCGGACGCCTTCTTCTTCACCCACGAGGAGACCGACCTGGCCTGGCGGGCCATCGACCGGGGCTGGGACGTCCTGTACGAGCCGCAGCTGGTGCTCCAGCATCCGAGGACCTCCCCGGCCCGGCACGCGGTCTATTACCGGATGACGGCCCGCAACCGGGTCTGGCTGGCCAAGCGGCACCTGCCGGCGCCGCTCGCTCCGCTCTACCTCGGGGTGTGGGCGGGCCTGACGGTGGCGCGCACGCGGTCCTTGGCCGGTCTGCGGGCCTGGTTCGGCGGGTTCGCCGAAGGGGTCAGGACGTCCGGCGGCCCGCGCCGCCCGATGCGGTGGCGGACGGTGTGGCGGCTGACCCGGCTGGGCAGGCCCCCGGTCATCTAG
- a CDS encoding NAD-dependent epimerase/dehydratase family protein, with translation MYHRSDLAVLSGATVLVTGGAGLVGSRITAQLRTLGARPVSLCTMNAYPDHVYADLFGVHASTPDVVLGDVRDAALVRELVGKADYVIHAAALADVAACTRQPLAAIDTNVAGTQTVLDAVAATDRVRRMVFVSSASVYGDGNPEETDSPDLLTMRQLMETVHGRIPPQFHEFTRMRPKSVYGNTKVWGEGQTALVLGQVGTSYAIVRYFSVYGEPQTIKPHSHSWVVAWFAARAHLGLPLHLNGGGRQVRDLVHVDDIAEGTLRALISPRAHTEIVNIGTGVPTTVRKVAELVQGHYPHTVFLDTPMPAGDPLGGYAAIRKMENVLGWKPKVSVAEGVDRYVDWLRSTPAAADWLRQATAV, from the coding sequence GTGTACCACCGCTCAGACCTTGCCGTCCTCTCCGGTGCGACCGTCCTGGTGACCGGCGGCGCAGGGCTCGTCGGCTCCCGCATCACCGCCCAGCTGCGGACCCTGGGGGCCCGCCCGGTGTCGCTGTGCACCATGAACGCCTACCCCGACCACGTGTACGCCGACCTCTTCGGCGTACACGCCTCGACCCCCGACGTGGTCCTGGGCGACGTCCGGGACGCAGCCCTGGTCCGCGAGCTCGTCGGCAAGGCGGACTACGTCATCCACGCCGCCGCCCTGGCGGACGTCGCCGCGTGCACCCGCCAACCCCTCGCGGCGATCGACACCAACGTGGCCGGCACCCAGACCGTCCTGGATGCCGTGGCCGCGACGGACCGCGTACGCCGCATGGTGTTCGTCTCCTCCGCCAGCGTCTACGGCGACGGCAACCCCGAGGAAACCGACAGCCCCGACCTGCTGACCATGCGGCAGCTGATGGAGACCGTGCACGGCCGCATCCCGCCCCAGTTCCACGAGTTCACCCGCATGCGGCCCAAGTCGGTCTACGGCAACACCAAGGTGTGGGGCGAGGGGCAGACCGCACTGGTGCTCGGCCAGGTCGGCACGTCGTACGCGATCGTGCGCTACTTCTCCGTCTACGGCGAACCCCAGACCATCAAGCCGCACTCCCATTCCTGGGTCGTGGCCTGGTTCGCAGCCCGCGCCCACCTGGGCCTGCCCCTGCATCTGAACGGCGGCGGACGGCAGGTGCGGGACCTGGTCCACGTCGACGACATCGCCGAGGGCACCCTGCGCGCCCTCATCAGCCCGAGGGCCCACACCGAGATCGTGAACATCGGCACGGGCGTGCCCACCACCGTGCGGAAGGTCGCCGAACTGGTTCAAGGGCACTACCCGCACACGGTCTTCCTCGACACCCCAATGCCGGCCGGTGACCCGCTGGGCGGGTACGCGGCGATCCGCAAGATGGAGAACGTCCTCGGCTGGAAGCCGAAGGTCAGCGTCGCGGAAGGCGTCGACCGCTATGTGGATTGGCTCCGCAGCACCCCGGCTGCCGCCGACTGGCTCAGGCAAGCCACCGCGGTCTAG
- a CDS encoding tetratricopeptide repeat protein: MERRTMLAATAAFALSALNLPDAEAITRRVATAPANALRVGAGEVAAIRQMTRTLGDTAAEYGGAHARRLAVQYLADNVGPWLNGRYTENTGRALFAAASELVHLCGWMVQDEGNDDHHQGLAQRYYAHAFALAEEAREPEPAATALRGMATQAIDLGPRGRAVALRLSEKCVEYADRLEEPKAVAYYQTTLADAAALDGDQQLARTALAKSQNAIERATAAPGESWASHFSTGRWAHHSGMILARLGDLDSAREHLQHALDVHGLDRRRSRAIVLGDLGHVHLRQGDLDGALAAWGDFVDCAEGVQSVRITDALTDLRVRLTRYDKAPGVAELDGRAAALL; the protein is encoded by the coding sequence ATGGAACGCCGCACCATGCTGGCCGCGACCGCCGCGTTCGCGCTGTCGGCGCTGAACCTCCCCGACGCCGAGGCCATCACCCGCCGGGTGGCCACCGCACCAGCCAACGCCCTGCGGGTCGGGGCCGGTGAAGTCGCGGCGATCCGGCAGATGACCCGTACCCTCGGCGACACCGCCGCCGAATACGGCGGCGCCCACGCCCGCCGACTGGCAGTCCAGTACCTCGCCGACAACGTCGGCCCCTGGCTGAACGGCCGGTACACCGAGAACACCGGCCGCGCCCTGTTCGCCGCCGCGTCCGAACTGGTGCACCTGTGCGGGTGGATGGTCCAGGACGAAGGCAACGACGACCACCACCAAGGCCTCGCGCAGCGCTACTACGCCCACGCCTTCGCCCTCGCCGAAGAGGCCAGGGAGCCGGAACCGGCCGCGACCGCACTGCGCGGGATGGCCACCCAAGCCATCGACCTCGGACCGCGCGGCCGGGCCGTTGCTCTGCGCCTGTCGGAGAAGTGCGTCGAGTACGCGGACCGGCTCGAGGAGCCGAAAGCCGTCGCCTACTACCAGACCACCCTCGCGGACGCCGCCGCCCTCGACGGCGACCAGCAACTCGCCCGCACCGCCTTGGCGAAATCCCAGAACGCCATCGAAAGGGCAACGGCTGCCCCGGGGGAGTCCTGGGCCTCCCACTTCTCCACCGGCCGGTGGGCCCACCACTCCGGCATGATCCTGGCCCGCCTCGGCGACCTGGACAGCGCCCGCGAACACCTCCAGCACGCCCTCGACGTCCACGGCCTGGACCGCCGGCGCTCCCGCGCCATCGTCCTCGGCGACCTCGGCCACGTCCACCTTCGCCAGGGCGACCTGGACGGTGCCCTGGCCGCGTGGGGCGACTTCGTAGACTGCGCCGAAGGCGTCCAGTCCGTGCGAATCACCGACGCGCTGACCGACCTGCGCGTGCGTCTCACCCGCTACGACAAGGCCCCCGGCGTGGCCGAACTGGACGGACGAGCCGCAGCACTGCTGTGA
- a CDS encoding PIG-L family deacetylase — MPRPTLPSFRRALFVAAPLAVLAGITGGTLALTAGSSDASDVPSRGVPEEKAVKPVRTHGESVLQIMAHPDDDLFFMNPDTSQSIASGRSLTSVYLTAGESDGRNARKQDPKPRADKAAYAEARQNGIRAAYAEMATGNRTSPWDRTSIATAGGGRAELDTLRAKPQISLVWLQLREAGSITGDRPHSLHGLWDGRVERLESQLAAGSPVRDDFSYTRTGTVETITGVLERFRPTFVRLMDPTPGRNDQTGKLADHQDHMYGARFAQAALARYAEKPGRPAFAVQNYLGYPTGGMPHALDPRTTAAKLRTLKTYAWWDHTDYCEDPAGCGDRKVAARPAGHDWAQSIRYARGGSASWVQQGAGAGELYAFSVLDGRLAVWRKAGATAKWTGPILREGAGLDAGVTSVRLPDGRIAVFGTRTELDGEYRREVVTTLQSAPGGEFGAWRSLGSPERDDASSTSDISLPAVLVDRAGPMAVYVRDGAHTLRVSVQHADGGWSPWRPAGGKDLRGDPVAATDAKGRGYVFAATPKTVLAWTGPAGRPVTGPVPTGALSTSADAAARPATGPVPTGLPATTGALSASADGADGVRLWFRKPASGDVRSARFAGTGHASPVLDVPGTVAGHGAVAASDGRLAARGGTGAVSAAGPGGPWVPGRGLFAGAPAAAPTGFATLGLDGRLNWSPWGR; from the coding sequence ATGCCCCGCCCGACCCTGCCCTCGTTCCGCCGCGCCCTGTTCGTGGCCGCGCCCCTCGCCGTGCTGGCCGGGATCACGGGCGGGACGCTGGCGCTGACCGCCGGCTCGTCGGACGCCTCCGACGTACCGAGCCGGGGCGTGCCCGAGGAGAAGGCGGTCAAGCCGGTCCGCACCCACGGCGAATCGGTTCTCCAGATCATGGCGCACCCGGACGACGACCTGTTCTTCATGAACCCGGACACCAGCCAGTCCATCGCCTCCGGGCGCAGCCTCACCTCCGTGTACCTCACGGCCGGCGAGTCCGACGGCCGCAACGCCCGCAAGCAGGACCCGAAGCCGCGCGCCGACAAGGCGGCGTACGCGGAGGCCCGGCAGAACGGGATACGCGCGGCGTACGCGGAGATGGCCACCGGCAACCGCACCAGCCCCTGGGACCGCACCTCCATCGCCACCGCGGGCGGCGGGCGGGCCGAGCTGGACACGCTGCGCGCCAAGCCGCAGATCAGCCTGGTGTGGCTGCAGCTGCGCGAGGCGGGCAGCATCACCGGCGACCGCCCGCACAGCCTGCACGGCCTGTGGGACGGCCGGGTGGAGCGCCTGGAGTCGCAGCTGGCGGCGGGTTCGCCGGTCCGGGACGACTTCTCGTACACCAGGACCGGGACCGTCGAGACGATCACCGGCGTCCTCGAACGCTTCAGGCCGACCTTCGTACGGCTGATGGACCCGACGCCGGGCCGCAACGACCAGACGGGCAAGCTCGCCGACCACCAGGACCACATGTACGGCGCCCGCTTCGCGCAGGCCGCGCTCGCCCGGTACGCCGAGAAGCCGGGGCGTCCGGCGTTCGCCGTGCAGAACTACCTCGGGTACCCGACCGGCGGCATGCCGCACGCCCTGGACCCGCGGACCACCGCGGCGAAGCTGCGCACGCTGAAGACGTACGCGTGGTGGGACCACACGGACTACTGCGAGGACCCGGCCGGCTGCGGCGACCGCAAGGTGGCGGCGCGCCCCGCCGGGCACGACTGGGCGCAGTCCATCCGCTACGCCCGCGGCGGTTCGGCCTCCTGGGTGCAGCAGGGTGCGGGTGCGGGCGAGCTGTACGCGTTCTCGGTGCTGGACGGCCGCCTGGCCGTGTGGCGCAAGGCCGGCGCCACGGCGAAGTGGACCGGTCCGATCCTGCGCGAGGGCGCGGGCCTGGACGCGGGGGTGACGTCGGTGCGGCTGCCGGACGGGCGGATCGCGGTCTTCGGTACGCGTACCGAGCTGGACGGCGAGTACCGCCGCGAGGTGGTGACGACCCTCCAGTCGGCGCCGGGCGGGGAGTTCGGCGCGTGGCGTTCGCTGGGCAGCCCGGAGCGGGACGACGCGTCGTCGACGTCCGACATCAGCCTGCCCGCGGTGCTGGTGGACCGGGCGGGCCCGATGGCGGTGTACGTGCGCGACGGCGCCCACACGCTGCGGGTGAGCGTCCAGCACGCGGACGGCGGCTGGTCCCCCTGGCGGCCGGCCGGCGGCAAGGACCTGCGGGGCGACCCGGTGGCGGCGACGGACGCGAAGGGACGCGGTTACGTGTTCGCGGCGACGCCGAAGACGGTGCTGGCCTGGACGGGACCGGCCGGGCGTCCGGTCACCGGCCCGGTGCCGACCGGGGCGCTGAGCACCTCGGCCGACGCCGCCGCCCGTCCCGCCACCGGCCCGGTGCCGACCGGGCTGCCGGCGACCACCGGGGCGCTGAGCGCCTCGGCCGACGGCGCCGACGGGGTCCGCCTCTGGTTCCGCAAGCCCGCCTCGGGTGACGTCCGCTCGGCCCGCTTCGCGGGCACCGGCCACGCCTCGCCGGTGCTCGACGTGCCGGGCACGGTCGCGGGGCACGGCGCGGTGGCCGCGTCGGACGGCCGGCTGGCCGCGCGCGGGGGCACCGGCGCGGTGTCGGCGGCCGGTCCCGGCGGGCCGTGGGTGCCCGGGCGGGGGCTGTTCGCCGGCGCCCCGGCGGCCGCGCCGACCGGCTTCGCGACGCTGGGCCTGGACGGCCGGCTGAACTGGTCGCCCTGGGGGCGGTGA
- a CDS encoding bifunctional [glutamine synthetase] adenylyltransferase/[glutamine synthetase]-adenylyl-L-tyrosine phosphorylase — MGSPGRRSSTFTRLLRHGFTDPSAAERLLELPVLSAVRGDPVLLDALGATADPDLALRGLVRLAEAQQDEGRQLLGTVLSAKPLRDRLLGVLGSSEALADHLARHPRDWEALVTYESVDLHPGVEDFERGLAGATDAVSLRVAYRRCLLAIAARDVCGTTDVAETAAELADLATATLRRALAIASAAAPEDAALCRLAVIAMGKCGGHELNYVSDVDVIFVGEPVEGADEQKAVRAATRLASHLMRICSETTVEGTIWPVDANLRPEGRNGPLVRTLSSHLAYYQRWAKTWEFQALLKARPVAGDAQLGAAYLEAVSPLVWQAAERENFVADVQKMRRRVVDNIPVAQVDRELKLGPGGLRDVEFAVQLLQLVHGRSDATLHSGSTLEALAALAAGGYVGRADAAQLDEAYRFLRAMEHRIQLFRLRRTHLVPEADEDLRRLGRSLGLRTDPVAGLNREWRRHASVVRRLHEKLFYRPLLDAVAQLTPGETRLSAKAAGQRLEALGYADPAAALRHLEALSSGVTRKAAIQRTLLPVLLGWFADSADPDAGLLGFRKVSDALGKTPWYLRLLRDEGAAAENLARVLSAGRLAPDLLLRAPEAVAILGAPEGLEPRGRSHLEPEILAAVGRAEDAELAVAVARGVRRRELFRTAAADIIGSYGTEDSPAEPDPGALVDRVGQAVTDLNAATIAGALRAAVRGQWGDTLPTRFAVIGMGRFGGHELGYGSDADVLFVHEPREGVDEQEAARAANAVVAEMRRLLQLPTADPPLLIDADLRPEGKSGPLVRTLKSYAAYYRRWSLGWESQALLRAEPMAGDPDLGRRFIELADPLRYPERGLDDAAVREIRRLKARMETERLPRGADPALHTKLGRGGLSDVEWTVQLLQMRHGHTVPGLRTTRTRRALTAAAEAGLIDAQDAQVLDEAWVLATRVRNGVMLVRGRAGDTFPSDGREMAAVGRYLGYGPGHVGEMVEDYRRTTRRARAVVEELFYGG, encoded by the coding sequence ATGGGTTCGCCGGGGCGCAGGAGCAGCACGTTCACCCGACTGCTGCGGCACGGCTTCACCGATCCGTCCGCCGCCGAGCGGCTCCTGGAGCTGCCCGTGCTGTCCGCCGTGCGCGGCGACCCGGTCCTGCTGGACGCGCTCGGCGCCACCGCCGACCCTGATCTGGCGCTGCGCGGGCTCGTCCGGCTGGCCGAGGCGCAGCAGGACGAGGGCCGGCAGCTGCTCGGCACCGTCCTGAGCGCCAAGCCGCTGCGGGACCGGCTGCTCGGCGTGCTCGGCTCCTCGGAGGCGCTCGCCGACCACCTGGCCCGGCACCCCCGCGACTGGGAGGCGCTCGTCACGTACGAGTCGGTGGACCTGCACCCGGGCGTCGAGGACTTCGAGCGCGGGCTGGCCGGGGCGACCGATGCCGTGTCGCTGCGGGTCGCGTACCGCCGCTGCCTGCTGGCCATAGCGGCGAGGGACGTGTGCGGAACCACCGACGTCGCCGAGACCGCCGCCGAGCTGGCCGACCTCGCGACCGCCACCCTGCGCAGGGCCCTCGCCATCGCGAGCGCGGCGGCTCCGGAGGACGCGGCGCTGTGCCGGCTCGCGGTCATCGCGATGGGCAAGTGCGGCGGCCACGAGCTGAACTACGTCTCCGACGTGGACGTCATCTTCGTCGGGGAGCCGGTGGAGGGCGCCGACGAGCAGAAGGCGGTGCGGGCCGCCACCCGGCTCGCGTCCCACCTGATGCGGATCTGCTCCGAGACCACGGTCGAGGGGACCATCTGGCCGGTCGACGCCAACCTGCGGCCGGAGGGCAGGAACGGGCCGCTGGTGCGGACCCTGTCGAGCCACCTCGCCTACTACCAGCGCTGGGCCAAGACGTGGGAGTTCCAGGCGCTGCTGAAGGCCCGCCCGGTGGCGGGGGACGCGCAGCTGGGCGCCGCGTACCTGGAGGCGGTGTCACCGCTGGTGTGGCAGGCCGCCGAGCGGGAGAACTTCGTCGCCGACGTGCAGAAGATGCGGCGGCGGGTGGTGGACAACATTCCCGTGGCGCAGGTGGACCGTGAGCTGAAGCTCGGCCCCGGCGGGCTCCGGGACGTGGAGTTCGCGGTGCAGCTGTTGCAGCTGGTACACGGCCGCAGTGACGCCACCCTGCACAGCGGCAGCACGCTGGAGGCGCTGGCGGCCCTGGCGGCGGGCGGCTACGTGGGGCGCGCGGACGCGGCGCAGCTGGACGAGGCGTACCGCTTCCTGCGGGCGATGGAGCACCGGATCCAGCTGTTCCGGCTGCGGCGGACGCACCTGGTGCCGGAGGCCGACGAGGACCTGCGGCGGCTGGGCCGCTCCCTGGGGCTGCGCACCGATCCGGTCGCCGGGCTGAACCGCGAGTGGCGCCGGCACGCGTCGGTGGTGCGGCGGCTGCACGAGAAGCTGTTCTACCGGCCGCTGCTGGACGCCGTCGCCCAGCTCACGCCGGGGGAGACGCGCCTGAGCGCCAAGGCCGCCGGGCAGCGGCTGGAGGCGCTCGGGTACGCGGACCCCGCGGCCGCGCTCCGGCACCTGGAGGCGCTGTCGTCCGGGGTGACCAGGAAGGCCGCGATCCAGCGGACGCTGCTGCCGGTGCTGCTGGGGTGGTTCGCGGACTCGGCGGACCCGGACGCCGGGCTGCTGGGCTTCCGCAAGGTCTCGGACGCGCTGGGCAAGACCCCTTGGTACCTGCGGCTGCTGCGGGACGAGGGCGCGGCGGCGGAGAACCTCGCCCGGGTCCTGTCCGCCGGCCGGCTGGCACCCGACCTGCTGCTGCGCGCCCCCGAGGCGGTGGCCATCCTGGGGGCGCCCGAGGGGCTGGAGCCGCGCGGCCGGAGCCATCTGGAGCCGGAGATCCTCGCCGCGGTCGGCCGGGCGGAGGACGCCGAACTGGCGGTCGCCGTGGCCCGCGGCGTACGACGCCGTGAGCTGTTCCGCACCGCCGCCGCCGACATCATCGGCTCGTACGGCACCGAGGACAGCCCCGCCGAGCCCGACCCGGGCGCCCTGGTCGACCGCGTCGGACAGGCGGTCACCGACCTGAACGCGGCGACCATCGCGGGCGCGCTGCGGGCCGCCGTGCGCGGCCAGTGGGGCGACACGCTGCCCACCCGGTTCGCCGTGATCGGCATGGGCCGCTTCGGCGGCCACGAGCTGGGGTACGGGTCCGACGCGGACGTGCTGTTCGTGCACGAGCCCCGCGAGGGCGTCGACGAGCAGGAGGCGGCGCGGGCGGCGAACGCGGTGGTGGCGGAGATGCGGCGGCTGCTCCAGCTGCCCACCGCCGATCCGCCGCTGCTCATCGACGCGGACCTGCGCCCCGAGGGCAAGAGCGGCCCCCTGGTGCGCACCCTGAAGTCGTACGCGGCCTACTACCGCCGCTGGTCCCTCGGCTGGGAGAGCCAGGCGCTGCTGCGCGCCGAGCCGATGGCCGGCGACCCGGACCTCGGGCGCCGGTTCATCGAGCTGGCCGACCCGCTGCGCTACCCCGAGCGGGGCCTGGACGACGCGGCGGTACGGGAGATCCGGCGCCTGAAGGCCCGCATGGAGACGGAGCGCCTGCCGCGCGGCGCCGACCCGGCGCTCCACACCAAGCTGGGGCGCGGCGGCCTGTCGGACGTCGAGTGGACCGTCCAGCTCCTGCAGATGCGCCACGGCCACACCGTGCCGGGGCTGCGCACCACCCGCACCCGCCGCGCGCTGACCGCCGCCGCCGAGGCTGGCCTGATCGACGCGCAGGACGCCCAGGTCCTGGACGAGGCCTGGGTGCTGGCCACCCGGGTCCGCAACGGTGTGATGCTGGTGCGCGGCCGGGCCGGCGACACCTTCCCGTCCGACGGCCGCGAGATGGCGGCCGTCGGACGCTACCTCGGCTACGGCCCGGGGCACGTCGGCGAGATGGTCGAGGACTACCGCCGCACCACCCGCCGCGCGCGGGCGGTGGTGGAGGAGCTGTTCTACGGCGGCTAG
- a CDS encoding sporulation protein yields the protein MAFRKFLSALGVNAPEVETVLDGMSARPGDRVVARTTLRGGGADVEITHLKLDVVSRFEDREPTSGWTRPGVVAAGHPVGPFTLRAGETRLFETDLHLPWETPLTHAFGMPVNGGRVAVRTELAVDNAVDRGDFDEFRVHALPAQETLLRILRDLGFRYDEAEVKRGVAQGGNQAVDFWQEFEFSWPAAYERPGQLEVQFVAREHDLDLHLGTSGRLTFSYAGMDAESWRTTVKDHVHASF from the coding sequence ATGGCTTTCCGTAAGTTCCTGAGCGCTCTGGGTGTCAACGCGCCCGAGGTGGAGACCGTCCTGGACGGCATGTCCGCGCGCCCGGGCGACCGCGTCGTCGCGAGGACCACCCTGCGCGGTGGCGGCGCCGACGTGGAGATCACGCACCTCAAGCTGGACGTCGTGAGCCGCTTCGAGGACCGGGAGCCCACCAGCGGCTGGACCCGGCCCGGAGTGGTCGCCGCCGGGCACCCCGTCGGCCCGTTCACCCTGCGCGCCGGGGAGACCCGCCTCTTCGAGACCGACCTGCACCTCCCCTGGGAAACACCGCTCACGCACGCCTTCGGCATGCCCGTGAACGGCGGGCGGGTGGCCGTGCGCACCGAGCTGGCCGTCGACAACGCCGTCGACCGGGGCGACTTCGACGAGTTCCGCGTGCACGCGCTGCCCGCCCAGGAGACGCTGCTGCGGATCCTGCGGGACCTGGGCTTCCGGTACGACGAGGCGGAGGTCAAGCGGGGCGTCGCCCAGGGCGGGAACCAGGCGGTGGACTTCTGGCAGGAGTTCGAGTTCTCCTGGCCGGCCGCCTACGAGCGCCCCGGCCAGCTGGAGGTCCAGTTCGTGGCCCGGGAGCACGATCTGGACCTGCACCTGGGCACGAGCGGACGGCTGACGTTCTCGTACGCCGGCATGGACGCGGAGAGCTGGCGCACCACGGTGAAGGACCACGTCCACGCCTCGTTCTAG